A single genomic interval of Schistocerca americana isolate TAMUIC-IGC-003095 chromosome 2, iqSchAmer2.1, whole genome shotgun sequence harbors:
- the LOC124594078 gene encoding formin-2-like: MSVKDMPHIHRYQGRKNIFYFISADWYADTGAALRRTSKSQQTDQRAPQQQEERPPTPLPPGSSAAPAASPPPPLPGSSAGPAPPPPPPLPGSSAGPAPPPPPPLPGSSAGPAPPPPPPLPGSSAGPAPPPPPPIPGSSAGPAPPPPPPLPGSSAGPAPPPPPPLPGSSAGPAPPPPAPLPGSSAGPAPPPPPPLPGSSAGPAPPSPPPLPGSSAGPAPPPPAPLPGSSAGPAPPPPPPIPGSSAGPAPPPPPPLPGSSAGPAPPPPPPLPGSSGAPAPPPPPPPPPPPPPPQQRLIIAKDLKIFQMEVTCCLEFLSLVRCSKGKFLNETNNLYDRILAVCCFLAGCTLLLKLKVCVFVDQANNLFLCTVETPNTICLETACTLIYKEIN; encoded by the exons ATGTCAGTGAAAGATATGCCACATATTCATAGATATCAAGGAAGGaagaacatattttattttatatcagcAGACTGGTATGCAGATACTG GGGCTGCACTTCGCAGGACTAGCAAGTCTCAACAGACAGATCAGAGAGCACCACAACAGCAGGAGGAACGGCCTCCAACCCCTCTGCCTCCTGGATCCAGTGCAGCACCTGCTGCATCCCCACCACCTCCACTTCCTGGATCAAGTGCAGGACCTGCTCCACCCCCACCACCTCCACTTCCTGGATCAAGTGCAGGACCTGCTCCACCCCCACCACCTCCGCTTCCTGGATCAAGTGCAGGACCTGCTCCACCCCCACCACCTCCGCTTCCTGGATCAAGTGCAGGACCTGCTCCACCCCCACCACCTCCGATTCCTGGATCAAGTGCAGGACCTGCTCCACCCCCACCACCTCCACTTCCTGGATCAAGTGCAGGACCTGCTCCACCCCCACCACCTCCGCTTCCTGGATCAAGTGCAGGACCTGCTCCACCCCCACCAGCTCCGCTTCCTGGATCAAGTGCAGGACCTGCTCCACCCCCACCACCTCCACTTCCTGGATCAAGTGCAGGACCTGCTCCACCCTCACCACCTCCGCTTCCTGGATCAAGTGCAGGACCTGCTCCACCCCCACCAGCTCCGCTTCCTGGATCAAGTGCAGGACCTGCTCCACCCCCACCACCTCCGATTCCTGGATCAAGTGCAGGACCTGCTCCACCCCCACCACCTCCACTTCCTGGATCAAGTGCAGGACCTGCTCCACCCCCACCACCTCCACTTCCTGGATCAAGTGGAGCACCTGCTCCACCcccaccacctcctccacccccaccacctcctcctcctcag CAGAGATTAATTATTGCAAAAGACTTGAAGATATTTCAAATGGAAGTTACTTGCTGTTTAGAATTTTTAAGTTTAGTTAGATGTTCCAAAGGAAAATTCCTCAATGAAACTAATAATTTGTATGACAGAATTCTGGCCG TCTGTTGTTTCCTAGCAGGATGTACTCTGCTCCTCAAACTGAAGGTGTGTGTATTTGTTGATCAAGCAAATAATTTATTCTTGTGCACTGTAGAAACCCCTAATACAATTTGTTTGGAAACTGCTTGCACTCTTatatacaaagaaataaactaA